Proteins found in one Terriglobales bacterium genomic segment:
- a CDS encoding amidohydrolase family protein, with product MRAAPTKRATHQPQDSSARVLKMPAAVPAIDCMYYVATQEFMQQWDRAKQGELECRMERSIGGLPRYPSVEEMLRLMDEASVERVFICQAKMWSYWRKWMYMDTRLEDVLQYTERYPNRFVGLAGYNPFRIKESLAEIETAVTRHGFKGVYVHIYGFDIPLNDAKMYPLYAKCVELGVPVSMQVGHVLEAMPSDCGRPIYLDRVACDFPDLKILGAHTGWPWVEELISVCYKWDNVYFGVDAWMPRYLSPPILQFVNSRLGRDRCIWGTNGLPWKENLEQLETLGLKEEVKRKLLRENAIQLFQLDKLPKAKTAWTEADATLVDEGEPLIAER from the coding sequence ATGCGCGCAGCGCCAACCAAGCGGGCCACCCACCAGCCCCAGGACTCCTCCGCCCGCGTCCTCAAGATGCCCGCCGCCGTCCCCGCCATCGACTGCATGTACTACGTGGCCACCCAGGAGTTCATGCAGCAGTGGGACCGCGCCAAGCAGGGCGAGCTGGAGTGCCGCATGGAGCGCTCCATCGGCGGCCTGCCCCGCTATCCCTCGGTCGAGGAGATGCTCCGCCTCATGGACGAGGCCAGCGTCGAGCGCGTCTTCATCTGCCAGGCCAAGATGTGGTCCTACTGGCGCAAGTGGATGTACATGGACACCCGCCTGGAAGACGTCCTGCAGTACACCGAGCGCTACCCCAACCGTTTCGTCGGCCTGGCCGGCTACAACCCCTTCCGCATCAAGGAGAGCCTGGCCGAGATCGAGACCGCGGTCACCCGCCACGGCTTCAAGGGTGTTTACGTCCACATCTACGGCTTCGACATCCCCCTGAACGACGCCAAGATGTACCCGCTCTACGCCAAGTGCGTCGAGCTGGGTGTCCCCGTCTCTATGCAGGTGGGACACGTGCTCGAGGCCATGCCCAGCGACTGCGGCCGCCCTATCTACCTGGATCGCGTGGCCTGCGACTTCCCCGACCTGAAGATCCTGGGCGCGCACACCGGCTGGCCCTGGGTCGAGGAACTCATCTCCGTCTGCTACAAGTGGGACAACGTCTACTTCGGCGTCGACGCCTGGATGCCCCGCTACCTCTCTCCCCCCATCCTGCAGTTCGTGAACAGCCGCCTGGGGCGCGACCGATGTATCTGGGGCACCAACGGCCTGCCTTGGAAGGAGAACCTGGAGCAGCTCGAGACCCTGGGCCTCAAGGAAGAGGTCAAACGCAAGCTCCTCCGCGAGAACGCCATCCAGCTCTTCCAGTTGGACAAGCTCCCAA